The Methanocaldococcus jannaschii DSM 2661 genome has a segment encoding these proteins:
- the porB gene encoding pyruvate synthase subunit PorB, with protein MQFPREEYFAPGHRGCAGCGAAIVARLLLKVAGKDTIITNATGCLEVMTTPYPETSWRVPWIHTAFENAAATASGIEAAVKALKRKRGKFADKKINVIAIGGDGGTADIGFQALSGAMERGHDILYIMYDNEAYMNTGIQRSSSTPFMAATTTSPAGSKIRGEDRPKKDMTMIMAAHGIPYVATACISYPEDFMRKVKKALSIEGPKFIQVLQPCTTGWGYPPEKTIEIGRLAVETGIFPLYEIENGEFRITYKPAKRKPVREYLKMQKRYRHLTDEDIERIQKYIDEKCKLLGL; from the coding sequence ATGCAATTTCCAAGAGAAGAATATTTTGCACCAGGACACAGAGGATGTGCTGGCTGTGGAGCTGCTATTGTAGCAAGATTACTGCTAAAGGTAGCTGGAAAAGATACAATTATAACAAACGCCACTGGCTGTTTAGAGGTTATGACTACCCCATACCCAGAAACATCTTGGAGAGTTCCTTGGATTCATACAGCATTTGAAAACGCTGCAGCAACTGCAAGCGGTATTGAAGCAGCTGTAAAGGCATTGAAGAGAAAAAGAGGAAAGTTTGCTGATAAAAAAATAAATGTCATTGCCATTGGAGGAGATGGAGGAACAGCAGATATTGGTTTTCAGGCATTGAGTGGAGCTATGGAGAGGGGGCACGATATATTATATATTATGTATGATAATGAAGCATATATGAACACTGGAATACAGAGAAGTTCATCAACGCCCTTCATGGCCGCTACAACAACATCTCCAGCTGGTTCAAAGATTAGAGGAGAGGATAGGCCTAAAAAAGACATGACAATGATAATGGCAGCTCATGGTATTCCTTACGTTGCTACCGCATGCATTTCATATCCAGAGGACTTTATGAGAAAGGTTAAAAAAGCTTTAAGCATTGAAGGGCCAAAGTTTATACAAGTTTTACAACCTTGTACAACAGGTTGGGGATATCCACCAGAAAAAACAATAGAAATCGGAAGATTGGCTGTTGAAACTGGAATCTTCCCACTTTATGAAATTGAAAATGGGGAGTTTAGAATTACATACAAACCAGCTAAGAGAAAGCCAGTTAGGGAATATCTAAAGATGCAGAAGAGATATAGGCATTTAACTGATGAGGATATTGAGAGAATTCAAAAATATATTGATGAGAAATGTAAGTTGTTAGGATTGTAA
- the porA gene encoding pyruvate synthase subunit PorA produces the protein MCEVKVITGTSAAAEAAKLADVDVIAAYPITPQTTCVEKLAEFVANGELDAEYIKVESEHSAMSACIGAAATGARTFTATASQGLALMHEMLFIASGMRLPIVMMVANRALSAPINIWNDHQDSIAERDSGWIQIYVEDNQETLDSIIQAYKIAENEDVLLPVMVCLDGFILTHTVEPVTIPKAERVREFLGVYEPKHAYLDPDRPITQGPVGVPDCYMETRKQIEEAMERAKKVIRDVNEEFAEWFKRKYGNGLVEAYNLDNADTVLVAMGSVCGTIKYVIDELKKEGKNVGLLRIRAFRPFPKEDVKELLKDANNIAVLDKNISLGFNKGALGIEMASILKNKKVCNYIVGLGGRDIKIDDIKTIINHVEKAEDDSTLWVGLKE, from the coding sequence ATGTGTGAAGTCAAGGTTATTACAGGAACTTCAGCTGCTGCTGAAGCGGCTAAATTAGCTGATGTTGATGTTATAGCTGCCTATCCAATTACACCACAAACAACGTGTGTTGAGAAGTTAGCTGAGTTTGTAGCTAATGGAGAGTTAGATGCTGAATATATAAAGGTTGAGAGTGAGCACTCAGCAATGTCTGCTTGCATAGGGGCAGCTGCAACAGGAGCAAGGACATTTACTGCAACTGCTTCACAAGGTTTAGCTTTGATGCATGAAATGTTATTCATTGCATCAGGTATGAGATTGCCAATAGTTATGATGGTTGCTAACAGAGCTTTATCAGCTCCTATAAACATCTGGAATGACCACCAAGATTCAATAGCAGAGAGAGACAGTGGATGGATTCAGATATATGTTGAAGATAACCAAGAAACACTTGACAGCATTATTCAAGCTTATAAGATAGCTGAAAATGAAGACGTCTTATTGCCAGTCATGGTTTGTTTAGATGGATTTATCTTAACTCACACAGTAGAGCCAGTAACAATTCCAAAGGCAGAGAGAGTTAGAGAATTTTTAGGAGTTTATGAACCAAAACACGCATATTTAGACCCAGACAGACCAATAACTCAAGGGCCAGTAGGAGTTCCAGATTGCTACATGGAGACAAGGAAACAGATAGAGGAGGCTATGGAGAGGGCTAAGAAAGTTATTAGGGATGTTAATGAGGAATTTGCTGAATGGTTTAAGAGAAAGTATGGAAATGGTTTAGTCGAGGCTTATAACTTAGATAACGCAGATACCGTTTTAGTTGCAATGGGTTCTGTTTGTGGGACAATAAAGTATGTTATTGATGAACTTAAAAAAGAAGGCAAAAATGTTGGATTGTTAAGAATAAGAGCCTTTAGACCATTCCCAAAAGAGGATGTTAAGGAGCTTTTAAAAGATGCCAATAATATAGCTGTGTTAGATAAAAACATCTCATTAGGATTTAATAAAGGAGCTTTAGGTATTGAAATGGCATCAATTTTAAAGAATAAGAAAGTTTGCAACTACATTGTTGGTTTAGGGGGAAGAGACATCAAAATAGATGATATAAAGACAATAATTAACCATGTTGAAAAGGCAGAGGATGACTCTACATTATGGGTTGGATTAAAGGAATAA
- the porD gene encoding pyruvate synthase subunit PorD, which translates to MVTIAAIIYEPGNSIKNKTGTWRTFRPILDNEKCVKCENCYIFCPEGAIQEDENGNFKIDYDYCKGCLICMNECPVNAITKVREEK; encoded by the coding sequence ATGGTTACAATTGCAGCTATTATATATGAGCCAGGAAACTCAATTAAAAACAAAACAGGGACTTGGAGAACATTTAGACCAATTTTAGACAATGAAAAATGTGTAAAATGTGAAAATTGCTATATATTCTGTCCAGAGGGGGCTATTCAAGAAGATGAAAATGGAAACTTCAAAATAGATTATGATTACTGTAAAGGTTGCCTAATATGTATGAACGAATGTCCAGTAAATGCAATAACAAAGGTTAGAGAAGAGAAATAA
- the porC gene encoding pyruvate synthase subunit PorC — MIEIRFHGRGGQGAVTAAQILAKAAFYDGKFCQAFPFFGVERRGAPVMAFTRIDDKKITLRCQIYEPDYVIVQDATLLESVNVVEGLKKDGAVVINTVKDDLDLGYKTYTIDATGIALDVLGVPIVNTAMVGAFAGVTGIVSIESVKKAILDTFKGKLGEKNAKAAEVAYNEMLKKYG; from the coding sequence ATGATAGAAATTAGATTTCACGGAAGAGGAGGACAAGGAGCTGTTACAGCAGCACAAATTTTAGCTAAAGCTGCTTTTTATGATGGAAAGTTTTGTCAAGCATTTCCATTCTTTGGTGTTGAGAGAAGAGGGGCTCCAGTTATGGCATTCACAAGAATAGACGATAAGAAGATAACATTAAGATGCCAAATCTATGAGCCAGATTATGTTATTGTTCAGGATGCTACTCTTTTAGAGAGTGTTAATGTTGTTGAGGGGTTAAAGAAAGATGGCGCTGTTGTAATTAACACTGTTAAGGATGATTTAGATTTAGGCTACAAAACATATACAATTGATGCTACAGGAATAGCGTTAGATGTTTTAGGAGTTCCAATTGTAAATACTGCAATGGTTGGAGCTTTTGCTGGAGTTACAGGAATTGTTAGCATAGAATCAGTTAAAAAAGCTATTTTAGATACATTTAAAGGTAAATTAGGAGAGAAAAACGCTAAAGCTGCTGAAGTAGCATACAATGAGATGTTAAAAAAATATGGATAA
- a CDS encoding helix-turn-helix transcriptional regulator, whose product MKNKLKYYRALHNLTQEDLAKKLGVSRQTIIAIEKGKYDPSLKLAFKIAKFFGVKIEDIFIYEDDE is encoded by the coding sequence ATGAAAAACAAGCTGAAATACTATAGAGCATTGCATAATTTAACTCAGGAGGATTTAGCAAAAAAGTTAGGAGTTAGTAGGCAAACAATCATCGCCATAGAGAAGGGTAAATACGACCCTTCTTTAAAATTGGCATTTAAAATAGCCAAGTTTTTTGGTGTTAAGATTGAGGATATATTTATTTATGAAGATGATGAATAA
- a CDS encoding GNAT family N-acetyltransferase has translation MGSKLLLEAERYCKENGLLRLSLLADKDNTKALEFCKSKGWEFTNLICLRKFFDGEKCD, from the coding sequence ATTGGGAGCAAACTTCTATTGGAGGCTGAGAGATACTGTAAAGAAAATGGGTTATTAAGATTATCATTATTGGCAGATAAAGACAACACAAAGGCATTAGAGTTTTGTAAATCAAAGGGCTGGGAATTTACAAACCTTATTTGTTTAAGAAAATTTTTTGATGGTGAGAAATGTGATTAA
- a CDS encoding DUF357 domain-containing protein, translating into MKEITEEKLENYFKRTEEAIKIIKKGMPPKRSLLYDVAKDFLLMIESYFEDAKAFKERGDYVTAFASLNYAYGWIDAGVRLGIFDVGDDDVRFTLAK; encoded by the coding sequence ATTAAGGAAATAACTGAAGAAAAATTAGAAAATTATTTTAAGAGGACAGAGGAAGCTATAAAAATTATTAAAAAAGGCATGCCACCAAAGAGAAGTTTGTTGTATGATGTTGCTAAGGACTTTTTATTGATGATAGAGAGCTATTTTGAAGATGCCAAGGCATTTAAAGAGAGAGGAGATTATGTGACTGCCTTTGCCTCTCTAAATTATGCCTATGGCTGGATTGATGCAGGTGTTAGATTGGGAATTTTTGATGTTGGAGATGATGATGTGAGATTTACCCTTGCTAAATGA